In one window of Ferriphaselus amnicola DNA:
- a CDS encoding (2Fe-2S)-binding protein → MNPKPDDPEDGVMCHCSGTRRSYIQSLFEQGKDIAAISRWTGALSGCGGCEWDIADFLKELDAKTSKKL, encoded by the coding sequence ATGAACCCAAAGCCTGACGACCCAGAGGATGGTGTCATGTGCCACTGCAGTGGCACTAGGCGAAGCTATATTCAAAGTCTGTTCGAGCAAGGCAAGGATATAGCTGCCATTTCTAGGTGGACTGGCGCGCTCTCTGGCTGCGGTGGTTGCGAATGGGATATTGCAGATTTCCTCAAGGAACTTGACGCTAAGACGAGCAAGAAATTGTAA
- a CDS encoding DUF1289 domain-containing protein — MVRRQNSMLRLGGEMQHRRRPADNSPQNTSDVPCSHCQPSLRLPPLSGKEPSQMEPMNQTSPPLIESPCVLNCCLDEQEICMGCGRSLDEILGWWDADEEARRIIVRNAQQRKSK; from the coding sequence ATGGTACGCAGACAGAATTCCATGTTGAGACTCGGCGGGGAGATGCAGCACCGGAGACGCCCAGCAGACAACTCCCCTCAAAATACTTCTGATGTCCCATGCTCACACTGCCAACCATCTCTTCGACTACCGCCTTTATCTGGGAAGGAGCCAAGCCAAATGGAACCCATGAATCAGACTTCTCCTCCACTCATTGAGTCTCCCTGTGTTCTCAACTGCTGCTTGGACGAGCAAGAGATTTGCATGGGCTGTGGCCGCTCCTTAGACGAGATTTTGGGATGGTGGGACGCCGATGAGGAGGCTCGTCGAATAATCGTTCGTAACGCACAGCAAAGGAAGTCCAAGTGA
- the ychF gene encoding redox-regulated ATPase YchF — MSLKCGIVGLPNVGKSTMFNALTKAGIAAENYPFCTIEPNVGIVEVPDARMDELAKIVKPQRMQYAIVEFVDIAGLVAGASKGEGLGNQFLANIRETDAIVNVVRCFEDENVVHVAGKVDPLADIEVILTELALADMATVEKAIQRDGKKAKSGDKDAQKLIAVLEKLLPHLNQGQPARTFALSDDDKLIIKPLCLLTIKPAMYVGNVLEDGFENNPYLDRLREYATKEGAPVVALCAKIEQELADLDDADKREFLADLGLDEPGLNRLIRTGYELLGLQTYFTAGVKEVRAWTIHKGDTAPQAAGVIHTDFERGFIRAQTIAYEDFIACGGEAGAKEKGKMRVEGKEYVVHDGDVMNFLFNV, encoded by the coding sequence ATGAGTTTGAAATGCGGTATCGTCGGCTTGCCCAATGTTGGCAAGTCCACCATGTTCAATGCGCTGACCAAGGCTGGCATCGCTGCCGAGAATTATCCCTTCTGCACCATCGAACCTAACGTCGGCATCGTTGAAGTGCCGGATGCGCGCATGGACGAACTGGCCAAGATCGTCAAACCGCAACGTATGCAATACGCCATCGTCGAGTTCGTGGACATTGCCGGCTTGGTGGCGGGTGCGTCTAAGGGCGAAGGCTTGGGCAACCAGTTCCTCGCCAACATCCGCGAGACCGATGCCATCGTCAACGTGGTGCGCTGTTTTGAAGATGAGAACGTGGTTCACGTCGCCGGCAAGGTCGATCCGCTGGCCGACATCGAAGTCATCCTGACCGAGCTGGCACTGGCTGACATGGCCACTGTCGAGAAGGCTATCCAGCGCGACGGCAAGAAAGCCAAGTCCGGCGATAAGGACGCGCAAAAGCTCATCGCCGTGCTGGAAAAGCTGCTGCCGCACCTGAACCAAGGCCAACCAGCGCGCACCTTCGCCTTGTCCGACGACGACAAGCTCATCATCAAACCGCTGTGCCTGCTCACCATCAAGCCCGCCATGTATGTCGGCAACGTGCTGGAAGACGGCTTCGAGAACAACCCCTACCTCGACCGCCTGCGTGAATACGCCACCAAGGAAGGCGCACCGGTCGTCGCTCTTTGCGCCAAGATCGAGCAGGAACTGGCCGACCTCGACGATGCCGACAAGCGCGAATTCCTCGCAGATCTAGGCTTGGACGAACCCGGCCTGAACCGCCTGATCCGCACCGGCTACGAACTGCTGGGCTTGCAGACCTACTTCACCGCTGGCGTGAAAGAAGTGCGCGCATGGACCATCCACAAAGGCGACACTGCACCACAAGCTGCGGGCGTCATCCACACCGACTTCGAACGCGGCTTTATCCGCGCCCAGACCATCGCCTATGAAGACTTCATTGCCTGTGGCGGTGAAGCGGGCGCCAAGGAAAAGGGCAAGATGCGCGTCGAAGGTAAGGAATACGTGGTGCACGATGGAGATGTCATGAATTTCTTATTCAACGTCTAA
- a CDS encoding DNA/RNA non-specific endonuclease, translating into MRFPVLKQCALGVAASVLFVVGNVVWAGSSDFAQCRQLFPNQTPPPIHFQQDMKPRALCFDGYAVLHSGVSHTPIYVVEKLNRSVLEPEVDRTDRFYEEARLPHAERADLNDYQGSGYDRGHMAPAADMGTDQAMAQSFSLANMVPQAPQNNRKTWAKLEKDTRKYVMRAEGDVYVISGPVYDARPSTIGRNRVWVPQHLFKLVYDPNSHRAWAHWIDNTDDAKAGRPISYDELVRRTGVEFLPTTM; encoded by the coding sequence ATGAGATTCCCCGTATTGAAGCAATGCGCCCTAGGCGTAGCCGCATCCGTTTTGTTTGTTGTTGGTAACGTAGTGTGGGCAGGTTCCAGCGATTTTGCCCAATGCCGCCAACTCTTCCCTAATCAGACCCCGCCGCCGATTCACTTTCAGCAGGATATGAAACCCCGAGCACTCTGCTTTGACGGTTACGCGGTGCTGCACTCGGGCGTCAGTCACACGCCGATCTATGTCGTCGAAAAGCTCAATCGCTCGGTGCTGGAGCCGGAGGTTGATCGAACCGATAGGTTTTATGAGGAAGCGCGCTTACCCCACGCTGAGCGAGCAGATCTGAATGATTATCAAGGTTCTGGTTATGACCGAGGGCACATGGCACCCGCCGCCGATATGGGAACGGATCAGGCGATGGCGCAAAGCTTTTCCTTGGCCAATATGGTGCCGCAAGCACCTCAGAACAATCGCAAGACATGGGCGAAGCTAGAGAAGGACACGCGCAAATACGTCATGCGAGCGGAGGGTGATGTTTATGTGATCTCCGGCCCTGTGTATGATGCTCGACCAAGCACCATAGGTAGAAACCGCGTCTGGGTTCCGCAGCATTTGTTTAAGTTAGTTTATGATCCCAACAGCCATCGGGCGTGGGCACACTGGATAGATAATACGGATGATGCCAAAGCGGGGCGCCCCATTAGCTACGATGAGTTGGTCCGGCGCACCGGAGTGGAATTTCTCCCTACCACCATGTGA
- a CDS encoding helix-turn-helix domain-containing protein, with product MITEPWVSVDQIAEHLGVTRDSIYRWIDRKSLPAHRVGRLWKFKVSEVDEWVRADGANEVTGAGPASFDD from the coding sequence ATGATCACTGAACCCTGGGTATCCGTGGATCAGATTGCCGAGCATCTGGGGGTCACCCGCGACTCGATCTATCGGTGGATCGACCGAAAGAGCCTGCCTGCGCACCGCGTCGGTAGATTGTGGAAGTTCAAAGTATCAGAGGTGGATGAGTGGGTGCGCGCCGATGGTGCAAACGAGGTTACTGGTGCCGGTCCAGCCTCGTTCGATGATTGA
- the mnmE gene encoding tRNA uridine-5-carboxymethylaminomethyl(34) synthesis GTPase MnmE → MQRTILDNIAAIATAPGRGGIGVVRISGHGLTALAQAITGKAPAPRHATYASFLDSTGLVLDQGIALFFPAPHSYTGEDVLELQGHGGPAVLQAVLQRCVELGARLARPGEFTERAFLNNKLDLAQAESVADLIDATTTQAARSAMRSLQGDFSRAIHALVDELIRLRMLVEAMLDFPEEDVDAPDLTRRNRELSSVRDGLERVLTLAQQGSLLREGAHIVLVGQPNVGKSSLLNRLSGEEVALVSDIPGTTRDVIRQAIQLEGVPLHILDTAGLRESQDIVEQMGIARTRSAAEIADLILVLLDATQGMTAADRDILAALPPQIPRLFVFNKCDLMGADGKQEDTDHLYLSAKTGTGLDELRQRLLTLIGWHQEAGVFMARERHLRALKLARRHLAQAASEVARAELFAEELRLAQEALNSITGEFTADDLLGEIFSRFCIGK, encoded by the coding sequence TTGCAGCGAACGATCCTCGATAACATCGCCGCCATCGCGACCGCTCCTGGTCGCGGCGGCATCGGCGTAGTGCGCATCTCCGGCCACGGATTGACGGCGCTAGCGCAGGCCATCACCGGCAAAGCGCCTGCGCCGCGCCATGCCACTTACGCTTCTTTCCTCGATTCAACCGGCCTCGTGCTGGATCAGGGCATTGCTCTGTTCTTTCCTGCGCCACACTCGTACACCGGCGAAGACGTGCTGGAGCTGCAAGGCCACGGCGGCCCGGCGGTGCTACAAGCCGTGTTGCAACGCTGTGTTGAACTGGGCGCGCGGCTGGCACGTCCCGGCGAATTCACTGAACGCGCCTTCCTCAACAACAAGCTCGATCTGGCTCAGGCCGAAAGCGTTGCCGACCTGATCGATGCCACCACCACACAAGCAGCGCGCAGCGCCATGCGCTCGTTGCAAGGCGACTTCTCCCGCGCCATTCACGCGCTGGTGGACGAACTCATCCGCCTGCGCATGCTGGTCGAAGCGATGCTGGACTTTCCCGAAGAGGATGTGGATGCGCCCGATCTGACCCGCCGCAACCGTGAACTGTCTTCGGTACGCGACGGCTTGGAGCGGGTACTCACCTTGGCGCAACAAGGCAGCCTGCTGCGCGAGGGTGCGCACATCGTGCTGGTTGGCCAGCCCAACGTCGGCAAGTCCAGTCTGCTCAATCGCCTCTCCGGCGAAGAGGTCGCGCTGGTCAGCGACATCCCCGGCACCACCCGCGACGTGATCCGCCAGGCCATCCAGCTCGAAGGAGTACCACTGCACATCCTCGACACGGCCGGCCTGCGCGAATCACAGGACATAGTCGAGCAAATGGGCATCGCCCGCACCCGTAGCGCTGCGGAGATAGCCGATCTGATCCTAGTGCTGCTGGATGCCACGCAGGGCATGACCGCCGCCGACCGCGACATCCTCGCTGCACTGCCGCCACAAATTCCGCGCCTGTTTGTGTTCAATAAGTGCGACTTGATGGGAGCTGACGGCAAGCAAGAAGATACCGATCATCTCTATCTTTCCGCTAAGACTGGAACGGGACTGGATGAGTTGCGCCAGCGCCTGCTGACGCTGATCGGCTGGCATCAGGAGGCCGGTGTATTCATGGCGCGCGAACGCCACCTGCGGGCGCTGAAACTTGCACGCAGACACTTGGCACAAGCGGCAAGCGAAGTCGCTCGCGCCGAACTTTTTGCCGAAGAGCTGCGCCTCGCGCAAGAGGCACTCAACTCGATCACCGGCGAATTCACTGCCGACGACTTGCTAGGCGAGATATTCAGCCGATTTTGCATAGGAAAGTAA
- a CDS encoding N-6 DNA methylase encodes MLTEDNLADLLNTLGFEKKGTIYRKTIGVAVLEVNFTKKEIIYPETAGLVINERQTCNFEANENFVVLECVHRLLEKGYKPEHIELEPKWKLGRGASGGRADILIKDNDGRPLLIVECKTAGTEFKRAWNKTLQDGDQLFSYAQQISETQFLCLYTSDLDAGALAYTSHIIAHRDNEKYLADNPLFKGFKLVADVKERHAVWRDTYKLDYTTKGIFEENIQPYHIGKDKYSLADLHAISASDQQKKYHEFATILRQHNVSGRENAFDKLVNLFLCKLVDEIENPSDLKFYWKGVAYDTHFDLMDRLQQLYQAGMGKFLGEDITYINQGDVNNALRFIKQNPDATQRAVWNLFIQQKFFTNNDFSLIDVHNEKLFYQNAEVLLKILQMWQDIRLTDPHGHNQFLGDMFEGFLDQGVKQSEGQFFTPMPICRFIMMSLPLASLIQRSATPPKAIDYACGAGHFLTELALQIKPLVETHKPSADLTAYHQALYGVEKEYRLSKVAKVSAFMYGQQEINICYGDALINQHEAFPEIKDGTFDLLVANPPYSVRGFLETLPEEERKAYTLTETINDLETSNSIETFFIERAKQLLRANGVAAIILPSSILSNGGSTYTRTREILIQYFDIVAIAEFGSGTFGKTGTNTVTLFLRRKKTAPDTAAHYRERVEEWFKGCDASKRKQVIYKDEHLIARYAAHINVPLDDYKTLLKGDPNGAWTAHLEAVYLEKFNSSTEVANFKKAKWFKALKPEEQGAEVQKRYLAFVQAIERDKLYHFVMASDQINPVLIIRSPTETKAIQQFLGYKWSDSKGDEGIKLVKDAHGRHLTPLYDETNRDNAAKLNSSIAANFNGSLATVPAALQDVARTAPLVDMLDFSRPVFEKQISTTPQVSVAMVSKWPAERLGALAEVIPGQSPESTYYNDQKKGLPFYQGKKDFGITELLSPTAWTTQVTKEAVKGDILMSVRAPVGDVNFCPLDKICIGRGLAAIRTGDRIDSRFLFEFIASNKELFKGKQGAAFESISATDLREKKVPLPPKNVQIAAAKDCVAVDADRNAAEARMKSAESDLVTNIEAIYSSSAPRIEIDKLATNIQYGLNEAMNEGGVGYKIFRMNEIIRGRMVDNGSMKFADISAEEFAKYKLNKGDLLFNRTNSIEHVGKTGLFDLDGDYCFASYLVRVVPNTSMVLPKFLEKMMNSSAFQIEAKGKASKSINQANINATVMRNIKVPVPPLSEQRKFIAKIDALEEKITKAQAIIDGAAARKQAILQKYL; translated from the coding sequence ATGCTGACCGAAGACAATTTGGCCGACCTACTAAATACCCTCGGTTTCGAGAAAAAAGGGACGATTTACCGCAAGACAATTGGTGTTGCCGTGTTGGAGGTGAACTTCACAAAGAAGGAAATCATTTATCCCGAAACTGCTGGCCTGGTCATCAATGAACGCCAAACGTGCAACTTCGAAGCCAACGAAAATTTTGTTGTGCTTGAATGTGTTCATCGCCTTCTGGAAAAAGGTTACAAGCCAGAACACATCGAGCTGGAGCCAAAGTGGAAGCTTGGCCGTGGCGCAAGTGGTGGCCGCGCAGACATTCTGATCAAGGACAACGATGGCCGCCCCTTATTGATTGTCGAATGCAAAACAGCAGGAACGGAATTCAAGCGTGCTTGGAACAAGACCCTGCAAGATGGCGATCAGCTTTTCAGCTACGCGCAACAGATCAGTGAAACGCAGTTTCTTTGTCTTTACACATCTGATCTCGATGCGGGGGCGCTGGCCTACACAAGCCACATTATTGCGCACCGAGACAATGAAAAATACCTGGCGGACAACCCGCTTTTCAAGGGCTTCAAATTAGTTGCCGATGTCAAAGAGCGTCATGCCGTCTGGCGTGACACTTACAAGCTGGACTACACGACCAAGGGCATTTTCGAAGAGAACATTCAGCCCTATCACATCGGCAAAGACAAATATTCACTAGCAGACTTGCATGCCATCTCTGCCAGCGACCAGCAGAAAAAATACCACGAGTTCGCCACCATTCTGCGCCAGCACAATGTGTCGGGGCGCGAAAACGCCTTTGACAAGCTGGTCAATCTATTCCTGTGCAAGCTGGTGGATGAAATTGAAAACCCGTCGGACTTGAAGTTTTATTGGAAAGGCGTTGCCTACGACACCCATTTTGACCTGATGGATCGGCTCCAGCAGTTGTATCAGGCGGGCATGGGCAAGTTTCTCGGGGAAGATATCACCTACATCAACCAGGGAGACGTCAACAACGCCCTGCGGTTCATCAAGCAGAACCCGGATGCTACGCAGCGCGCTGTGTGGAATCTGTTCATTCAGCAGAAATTCTTCACCAACAACGATTTCTCGTTGATTGACGTTCACAACGAAAAGTTGTTCTACCAGAACGCGGAGGTGCTGCTGAAAATCCTGCAAATGTGGCAGGACATCCGGTTGACCGATCCGCACGGACATAACCAGTTTTTGGGCGATATGTTCGAGGGCTTTCTCGATCAGGGCGTCAAGCAGAGCGAGGGGCAGTTCTTCACTCCCATGCCCATCTGCCGTTTCATCATGATGAGCCTGCCGCTGGCCTCACTCATTCAGCGTAGCGCCACGCCACCCAAGGCCATCGACTACGCCTGCGGCGCAGGCCACTTCCTGACCGAGCTGGCTTTGCAGATCAAGCCTCTGGTTGAAACCCACAAGCCAAGTGCTGATCTGACCGCTTATCACCAGGCCTTGTACGGCGTTGAGAAGGAATACCGCCTGTCCAAGGTGGCTAAGGTGTCGGCGTTCATGTATGGGCAGCAGGAAATCAACATTTGCTACGGCGATGCGTTGATCAACCAGCACGAAGCATTCCCGGAGATCAAGGATGGGACGTTTGACCTGTTGGTCGCCAATCCGCCTTACAGCGTGCGCGGCTTTTTGGAAACGCTTCCCGAAGAAGAGCGCAAGGCCTATACCCTGACCGAGACCATTAACGATCTCGAAACATCCAACAGCATCGAAACGTTTTTCATCGAACGCGCCAAGCAGTTGCTGCGCGCCAATGGCGTGGCCGCCATCATTCTGCCGTCCAGCATCTTGTCCAACGGTGGCAGCACCTATACCCGTACCCGCGAAATCCTGATCCAATATTTCGATATCGTGGCCATTGCCGAATTCGGAAGCGGCACCTTTGGCAAGACGGGTACCAACACCGTCACCCTGTTCCTGCGCCGCAAGAAGACTGCACCCGATACTGCCGCGCACTACCGCGAACGCGTAGAAGAATGGTTCAAGGGATGCGATGCCAGCAAGCGTAAACAGGTCATCTACAAGGATGAGCACCTGATTGCACGCTATGCTGCACACATCAATGTGCCGCTGGATGATTACAAAACTCTGCTCAAGGGTGATCCCAACGGCGCATGGACCGCGCACCTGGAGGCGGTCTACCTCGAAAAATTCAATAGCAGCACTGAGGTTGCCAATTTCAAGAAGGCTAAGTGGTTTAAGGCCTTGAAGCCGGAAGAGCAGGGGGCCGAAGTCCAAAAGCGCTATTTGGCATTCGTCCAGGCCATCGAGCGCGACAAGCTCTACCACTTCGTGATGGCCAGCGATCAGATCAACCCGGTGTTGATCATTCGCAGTCCGACCGAGACAAAAGCAATCCAGCAATTCCTCGGTTACAAGTGGAGTGATTCAAAGGGAGACGAGGGCATAAAGCTGGTTAAGGATGCCCATGGGCGACATCTGACGCCGCTTTATGACGAAACCAATCGGGACAACGCGGCGAAGCTGAATTCCAGCATTGCTGCGAATTTCAATGGCTCGCTGGCAACCGTCCCGGCTGCATTGCAGGACGTAGCACGTACAGCTCCCTTGGTGGATATGCTGGATTTTTCTCGCCCTGTTTTTGAAAAACAGATATCTACCACACCACAGGTTTCTGTCGCCATGGTTTCAAAGTGGCCTGCCGAACGTCTCGGAGCACTTGCCGAAGTCATACCCGGTCAATCGCCGGAGTCTACTTATTACAATGACCAGAAAAAAGGACTGCCGTTTTATCAAGGGAAGAAAGATTTCGGCATAACAGAACTGCTTTCCCCGACAGCTTGGACGACTCAAGTTACCAAAGAGGCGGTCAAGGGCGACATTTTGATGAGCGTCCGGGCTCCAGTAGGTGATGTGAATTTCTGTCCTCTGGATAAGATTTGTATCGGCAGAGGACTGGCCGCAATTCGGACAGGAGACAGGATTGACTCGCGATTCCTGTTTGAGTTTATTGCCAGCAATAAAGAACTCTTCAAAGGAAAACAAGGCGCGGCTTTCGAATCAATCTCTGCGACGGATCTCCGAGAGAAAAAAGTACCTCTTCCCCCCAAGAATGTCCAAATTGCCGCAGCCAAAGATTGTGTTGCCGTAGATGCAGACCGAAATGCAGCTGAGGCGAGGATGAAGTCTGCCGAGAGTGATCTCGTCACCAACATAGAGGCTATCTATTCGTCTTCAGCTCCACGGATAGAAATCGACAAGCTCGCCACCAACATTCAGTACGGCCTCAACGAGGCCATGAACGAGGGTGGCGTTGGCTACAAGATTTTCCGCATGAACGAAATCATCCGTGGCCGCATGGTGGACAACGGCAGCATGAAGTTTGCCGATATCAGCGCCGAGGAGTTTGCCAAGTACAAGCTTAATAAAGGCGACTTGCTCTTCAATCGCACCAACAGCATTGAGCACGTCGGCAAGACTGGATTGTTCGATCTGGATGGCGACTATTGCTTTGCCTCATACCTCGTGCGAGTAGTGCCGAACACCAGCATGGTGTTGCCGAAATTCTTGGAAAAGATGATGAATTCGTCAGCTTTCCAAATTGAGGCCAAGGGCAAGGCATCCAAGTCCATCAATCAGGCCAACATCAACGCGACGGTGATGCGCAATATCAAGGTGCCGGTGCCTCCCCTTTCGGAGCAGAGGAAGTTCATCGCCAAAATCGATGCGCTAGAAGAAAAGATTACCAAGGCGCAAGCGATCATTGACGGTGCAGCCGCCCGCAAGCAGGCCATCCTGCAGAAGTACCTTTAA
- a CDS encoding glycine zipper 2TM domain-containing protein — protein sequence METKTIALIVGVGIAGAVLSSVITTKMLSHEEVPTESKPVISAVADTPVSSKDTAESKKPAVDKDEPVARKPARTHAREVASKVAAPEIRYKTVTKQVCEQKPVTEQVEVADAPKPPQHSPGAMILGGLIGGVVGNQVGDGNGRTLATIAGAGAGAYVGDQVAARNQPKPGTHLETRTTTKEVCHDETQQVPIK from the coding sequence ATGGAAACAAAAACGATTGCCTTAATTGTGGGTGTTGGTATCGCTGGAGCCGTACTGTCTTCGGTAATCACCACCAAAATGCTCAGTCACGAAGAAGTGCCTACAGAGTCCAAGCCGGTCATAAGCGCAGTAGCTGACACACCAGTATCGAGCAAGGACACCGCCGAGAGTAAGAAGCCCGCCGTGGATAAAGATGAGCCTGTCGCACGCAAACCGGCACGCACGCACGCACGGGAAGTGGCCAGTAAAGTTGCCGCGCCCGAAATCCGCTATAAGACCGTGACTAAGCAAGTGTGTGAGCAAAAGCCCGTAACCGAGCAAGTCGAGGTGGCGGACGCTCCTAAACCTCCACAGCACAGCCCTGGCGCAATGATCCTTGGCGGCCTGATTGGTGGCGTAGTCGGCAATCAAGTGGGGGACGGCAATGGTCGCACTTTGGCTACGATTGCGGGTGCGGGCGCTGGGGCATATGTGGGCGATCAAGTCGCGGCTAGAAATCAACCCAAGCCGGGCACCCACCTTGAGACGCGCACGACGACCAAAGAAGTCTGCCATGACGAGACTCAGCAAGTCCCCATCAAGTAA
- a CDS encoding zinc ribbon domain-containing protein, whose amino-acid sequence MPFCPNCAKEIHANAQVCLACGVTQPIPEGVRGWSWGAFLLNWIWAIGNNTWIGLLSIIPYLGFIMAVILGFKGREWAWRNKHWDSVEHFQRVQKRWSFWGVVICIGGAILGIVTAIAIPMVLGDGTQTEFHVETRRGDAAPETPSRQLPSKYF is encoded by the coding sequence ATGCCTTTCTGCCCTAACTGCGCTAAAGAAATCCACGCAAATGCCCAAGTATGTCTGGCTTGCGGTGTAACTCAGCCCATTCCTGAAGGGGTCCGTGGCTGGTCTTGGGGTGCGTTCCTGCTGAACTGGATTTGGGCGATCGGCAACAACACATGGATCGGCTTGCTCTCGATAATCCCTTACCTCGGCTTTATCATGGCCGTGATCCTTGGCTTCAAAGGTCGGGAGTGGGCGTGGCGAAATAAGCATTGGGACAGCGTCGAGCATTTTCAACGGGTACAGAAACGGTGGTCGTTCTGGGGCGTAGTAATCTGCATTGGTGGCGCCATCCTAGGCATCGTGACAGCGATAGCCATCCCAATGGTACTGGGCGATGGTACGCAGACAGAATTCCATGTTGAGACTCGGCGGGGAGATGCAGCACCGGAGACGCCCAGCAGACAACTCCCCTCAAAATACTTCTGA
- a CDS encoding tyrosine-type recombinase/integrase — MPADVNETLIDKGKESLKNAPNSIAVRAPKGRISDAALRALKPAGKPYKQSVGESLYLEVMPGGSKLWRWKYRIEGKENRYSLGSYPELSLKEAREAVGAARKLVNQGLHPAQQKKLDRIKATHAQAGTLEAIAKEWLALKDWEEITKKRRENMLKRVVFPTLGELPIRQITSPMILDVLKKAEANNGLSVRDEAKRTLFGIFEFALEMERVEVNPVRQWKTALPKNKTQHKRPLDKTEIGKLMRDTDNPGGSLQTQCAFKLMWLTLARPSEVVEAEWAEFDLEKAIWRIPAERMKMRKEHVIPLPTQAIEVLHRMSVISGDRKHVFPHRDNRAKPMVAASFRQMLNVLGWGGKYSPHATRTTGSTRLNEMGFSADWIERQLAHTEPNAVRRTYNHADHFRDRAKMMQHWADLLDEWKRGDSNVVSIKREAAA; from the coding sequence ATGCCCGCTGATGTCAACGAAACCCTTATAGATAAAGGGAAAGAGTCTCTTAAAAATGCCCCCAATAGCATTGCAGTCCGTGCCCCCAAGGGGAGAATCAGCGATGCGGCATTGCGTGCCCTTAAGCCAGCAGGCAAACCCTACAAGCAATCCGTCGGTGAAAGTCTTTATCTGGAAGTAATGCCGGGCGGGTCAAAGCTCTGGCGCTGGAAATATCGCATCGAGGGTAAAGAAAATCGCTACTCCCTTGGCAGCTATCCAGAACTTTCATTAAAGGAAGCAAGAGAGGCAGTCGGAGCTGCGCGCAAACTGGTCAATCAAGGTTTGCATCCAGCGCAACAGAAGAAGCTTGATCGAATCAAGGCTACTCACGCGCAAGCCGGTACGCTTGAGGCCATCGCCAAAGAATGGCTTGCCCTGAAGGACTGGGAGGAAATCACCAAGAAGCGACGGGAAAATATGCTCAAGCGCGTTGTCTTCCCAACCCTTGGTGAACTACCAATCAGGCAGATCACCTCGCCAATGATTCTGGATGTCTTGAAGAAGGCTGAAGCCAACAATGGGCTGTCAGTCAGGGACGAGGCAAAGCGCACTTTGTTTGGCATCTTTGAATTCGCGCTGGAAATGGAGCGGGTTGAAGTTAATCCTGTTCGCCAATGGAAAACGGCACTGCCAAAGAATAAGACGCAGCACAAACGCCCATTGGACAAAACGGAAATCGGGAAGCTGATGCGCGACACTGATAATCCCGGCGGCAGTCTGCAAACTCAATGCGCCTTTAAGTTGATGTGGCTGACACTTGCCCGACCGTCTGAAGTGGTCGAAGCCGAGTGGGCGGAATTCGATCTTGAAAAGGCAATCTGGCGCATTCCTGCCGAGCGCATGAAAATGCGCAAGGAGCATGTCATTCCATTACCCACGCAAGCGATTGAGGTACTTCATCGCATGAGTGTAATCTCCGGCGACAGAAAGCATGTCTTTCCGCATCGGGATAATAGAGCCAAGCCAATGGTCGCAGCTTCATTCCGGCAAATGCTGAATGTTTTAGGCTGGGGTGGGAAATATAGCCCTCATGCCACCAGAACAACCGGCAGCACCCGGCTAAACGAAATGGGATTTTCTGCCGATTGGATCGAGCGCCAACTAGCGCACACCGAGCCCAATGCAGTACGGCGTACCTACAATCATGCTGATCATTTCAGGGATAGAGCCAAGATGATGCAGCACTGGGCAGACTTGCTAGACGAATGGAAGAGGGGCGACAGTAACGTCGTGTCGATTAAACGTGAGGCGGCAGCCTGA